One genomic window of Paenisporosarcina antarctica includes the following:
- a CDS encoding GNAT family N-acetyltransferase, with protein sequence MILLQGKKYFLQTLREEDAAVLANLVIKNRFYWSIFEPRHQDAYFTAAVQREKILESLHHMKSKREFNFGIYEYKTRELIGHISMYNIKRVPFSSAFIGYSIDEMNVGKGIATEAVQLLVDYGMEVIGLHRIEAYVSPRNGGSIRVLEKVKFQREGLLRQLLFINGKWEDHFIYAVLEDEY encoded by the coding sequence ATGATACTATTACAAGGGAAAAAATATTTTTTACAAACATTACGTGAAGAAGATGCTGCTGTTTTAGCAAATCTTGTTATAAAAAATCGATTTTACTGGTCGATTTTTGAACCAAGACATCAAGACGCATATTTTACAGCAGCTGTTCAACGCGAAAAGATTTTAGAATCACTGCATCATATGAAAAGTAAGCGGGAGTTTAATTTTGGTATATATGAGTACAAAACACGAGAACTGATTGGTCATATTTCAATGTACAACATAAAACGAGTTCCTTTTTCAAGTGCCTTTATCGGGTATTCTATTGATGAAATGAATGTTGGTAAAGGGATTGCAACTGAAGCGGTTCAATTGCTTGTGGATTATGGAATGGAAGTTATAGGATTACATCGAATTGAAGCATATGTATCTCCACGTAATGGTGGGTCAATTCGTGTGTTGGAAAAAGTGAAATTTCAAAGAGAAGGATTACTTCGACAGCTATTATTTATTAATGGTAAGTGGGAAGATCATTTTATCTATGCTGTACTAGAAGATGAATATTGA
- a CDS encoding DUF4395 domain-containing protein yields the protein MKTIPKPLVLANQWTIVLSVVIALITQTAWILLVPLVSCILSLFTGFHPILAIVKRFLTKPVNLYVQEDYIQLKFNQWLAVGFLLIACIGFLMNWTLLFNVATIMVGIAALLAILGFCIGCVMRFQYQQWIYRRKKSSAL from the coding sequence TTGAAAACAATCCCGAAGCCTCTTGTATTAGCAAATCAGTGGACCATTGTATTGTCAGTAGTCATTGCATTAATCACTCAAACAGCATGGATACTGCTTGTTCCGCTTGTATCATGTATTTTAAGTTTATTTACTGGGTTCCATCCCATTTTAGCAATTGTTAAACGTTTTTTAACTAAACCAGTAAATCTATATGTACAGGAAGACTATATTCAGCTTAAATTTAATCAATGGTTGGCTGTAGGATTTCTATTAATTGCATGCATAGGTTTTTTAATGAACTGGACCCTATTGTTTAATGTGGCCACAATAATGGTTGGTATAGCTGCTCTCTTAGCTATATTAGGGTTTTGCATTGGTTGTGTCATGCGTTTTCAGTATCAACAATGGATTTATAGAAGAAAAAAATCATCAGCCTTATAA
- a CDS encoding beta-class carbonic anhydrase produces MSLLNEILSFNQKFVSEKQYEKFITTKFPDKKIVILTCMDARLFELLPKAMNFKNGDVKIVKSAGAVINHPFGGIMRSLLVAVYELNAEEIYIIGHYDCGMGAIQPQEMLQKMINRGISHDTINMLNYSGVKLTDWLRGFEDVHESVRHSVDMVRNHPLMVKEVAVHGLVIDPATGRLEVVE; encoded by the coding sequence ATGTCTTTATTAAACGAGATTCTTTCATTTAATCAAAAATTTGTTTCTGAAAAACAATATGAAAAATTTATTACCACGAAGTTTCCTGACAAAAAAATAGTTATATTAACGTGTATGGATGCACGTCTATTTGAACTTTTACCAAAGGCTATGAATTTTAAAAATGGGGATGTAAAAATTGTAAAAAGTGCTGGTGCAGTTATTAATCATCCTTTTGGTGGAATTATGCGGAGTTTGCTCGTAGCTGTGTACGAATTAAATGCTGAAGAAATATACATAATCGGTCATTATGATTGTGGGATGGGTGCTATCCAACCGCAAGAAATGCTTCAAAAAATGATTAATAGAGGCATTTCACACGATACCATTAATATGTTGAACTATTCAGGAGTTAAATTAACCGATTGGTTACGCGGATTTGAAGATGTGCATGAAAGTGTAAGGCATAGTGTTGATATGGTACGAAATCATCCATTAATGGTGAAAGAAGTTGCTGTTCACGGATTAGTCATCGATCCTGCAACAGGTAGATTAGAAGTTGTAGAATAA
- a CDS encoding nitric oxide synthase oxygenase, giving the protein MNKLLVNQAFEFLSQYGNEKGHSEDTMMNRQLTVKEEIESTGTYIHTFDEISYGAKLAWRNSTKCIGRLFWETLDVFDARDVESKEEVAQHIHHHIQHATNEGKIRSTITIFPPLKFNEQQKVQIWSHQLIRYAGYLEESGEILGDPASLELTKVAQKLGWQGDRTPYDFLPVIYQWNEGPPSIIPILKEEVLEIKIDHPINKNWGPLNLKWYAVPIIADRVLEIGGLRYPAPFNGWYMETEIAARNFVDSYRYNRLRDVAKQLELDTSSTTTFWRDRALVELQHAVYASFKQAGVQIVDHYTAAQQFQTFREKEDKLQREVKGDWTWLVPPVSPSLTPIFHQGIVNEELSPNFIKQKRPLLLKKISEMTESSRSSGCPFHV; this is encoded by the coding sequence ATGAATAAATTATTAGTTAATCAAGCGTTTGAGTTTCTTTCGCAATATGGAAATGAAAAAGGTCATTCTGAAGATACGATGATGAATCGTCAACTTACTGTTAAGGAAGAAATAGAGTCGACCGGAACTTACATCCACACGTTCGATGAAATATCATATGGAGCTAAACTCGCATGGCGCAATAGTACAAAGTGTATTGGTCGATTGTTTTGGGAAACGCTTGATGTTTTTGATGCGAGAGATGTTGAGTCAAAAGAAGAAGTAGCACAGCATATCCATCATCATATTCAACATGCAACAAATGAAGGGAAAATTAGATCTACCATTACAATTTTCCCACCCCTGAAATTTAATGAGCAACAAAAAGTACAAATATGGAGCCATCAATTAATTCGATATGCAGGATATTTAGAAGAATCAGGTGAAATTCTTGGAGATCCCGCTTCCTTAGAATTAACGAAAGTAGCACAAAAATTAGGTTGGCAAGGAGATAGAACACCATACGATTTTTTGCCTGTCATTTACCAATGGAACGAAGGACCACCTAGTATTATTCCTATTTTAAAAGAAGAGGTTCTTGAAATTAAGATCGATCATCCAATTAATAAAAATTGGGGTCCGCTTAATTTAAAATGGTATGCAGTCCCAATTATTGCAGATCGCGTTCTTGAAATTGGGGGATTACGTTATCCTGCTCCTTTTAATGGTTGGTATATGGAAACTGAAATTGCAGCGCGAAATTTTGTGGATTCATATCGCTACAATCGATTGAGAGACGTTGCTAAGCAATTGGAACTTGATACGTCAAGTACTACAACATTTTGGAGAGACAGAGCCCTTGTTGAATTACAGCATGCTGTGTATGCATCGTTTAAACAAGCAGGTGTACAAATAGTTGATCATTATACCGCTGCACAACAATTTCAAACATTTCGTGAAAAGGAAGATAAATTACAAAGAGAAGTAAAAGGCGATTGGACCTGGCTTGTCCCACCAGTATCTCCTTCGTTGACACCTATTTTCCATCAAGGCATTGTAAATGAAGAGTTGTCGCCCAATTTTATTAAACAGAAACGCCCACTTTTACTCAAAAAAATAAGCGAGATGACAGAATCATCTCGCTCGTCGGGTTGTCCGTTTCATGTGTGA
- the mreBH gene encoding rod-share determining protein MreBH, giving the protein MFSSIDLGIDLGTANILVYTKNKGIILNEPSVVAVDTKTRQIIAFGDEAKSMIGKTPGSITVIRPLKDGVIADFDVTTDMLRMVMKKIGKKLGSSVRKPNVMVCTPSGATSVERRAIHDAVKNSGAKEVHLIEETVAAAIGADLPVSEPIASVIVDIGGGTTEVGIISFGGVVSSNTVKVAGDRMDEDIIHFVRKNFNVLIGERTAERIKIEVGYALIPHTVETMEVRGRDVLTGLPKTITINSVEVQETLKESLLSILEAIRATLESCPPELSGDIVDQGVVLTGGGALLKGMQEWLSNEISVPVHIAPQPLESVAIGTGRSLVMIDKIQKIAR; this is encoded by the coding sequence ATGTTTTCAAGTATTGATTTAGGGATTGATTTAGGAACTGCTAACATCCTTGTATATACAAAAAATAAAGGCATAATTTTAAATGAACCATCTGTCGTAGCGGTGGATACAAAAACAAGACAAATTATTGCATTTGGTGATGAAGCTAAAAGCATGATTGGTAAAACACCAGGTTCTATTACCGTCATTCGTCCTTTAAAAGATGGGGTGATTGCTGATTTTGATGTGACAACAGATATGTTGCGCATGGTAATGAAGAAAATAGGCAAAAAATTAGGAAGTTCTGTTCGTAAACCGAACGTTATGGTATGTACACCTTCAGGCGCCACATCAGTAGAACGTCGTGCCATCCATGATGCTGTAAAAAATAGTGGGGCTAAAGAAGTTCACTTGATAGAAGAAACAGTAGCTGCTGCAATTGGTGCAGACCTGCCTGTCAGTGAGCCAATTGCTAGTGTAATCGTAGATATTGGTGGCGGAACAACTGAAGTGGGAATCATTTCATTTGGTGGCGTTGTCTCTTCAAACACTGTAAAAGTTGCTGGGGATCGAATGGATGAAGACATTATTCATTTTGTTCGCAAAAACTTTAATGTATTAATCGGTGAACGTACCGCTGAAAGAATTAAAATTGAGGTGGGGTACGCTTTAATTCCACATACAGTGGAAACAATGGAAGTTAGAGGTCGAGACGTATTAACAGGTCTTCCAAAAACAATAACGATTAATTCTGTTGAAGTACAAGAAACTTTAAAAGAATCGTTGTTATCGATTTTAGAAGCGATCCGCGCAACGCTTGAAAGCTGTCCTCCAGAACTATCAGGAGACATTGTTGACCAAGGTGTTGTGTTAACTGGTGGCGGTGCTTTATTAAAAGGCATGCAAGAATGGTTATCTAATGAGATATCTGTCCCTGTTCACATAGCTCCTCAACCTCTTGAGTCTGTAGCAATTGGTACAGGTCGCTCACTAGTAATGATAGATAAAATACAAAAAATTGCCCGCTAA